The following is a genomic window from Shewanella avicenniae.
TGCTGTTTAGCTGGGCCTTCGTCCCAAGTCACCTTGAGTTGTCGACGCGCTTTTTCGGCTTGCCACCAGCTGTCTGCCACTATCACCACGCCGCTATCGACACTGCTGGAATCCACCACAAAGGCATGGCGAATACTGGGCATGGCTTTAATGGGGGCTAAGTCGACCTGCGCCACTTTGCCGCCAAACACAGGGCATTTATCAAACACCGCATGCAGCATGCCCGGCAGCTCAACATCAATGCCAAATAACGGCCGACCGTTAACCAAGGCGTCGTTATCCACCCCTGCGGTGAACTGGCCGATCACGGTAAAATTCGCTGGGTCTTTGAGGGAAACTGCCGCTAAATCTGGCGTCTTTTGTTTGGCGGCTTTACTCGCCAATTGCGCGTAGCTTAGCTGTCGACCTGATGCGGCATGATAAACCATGCCCGCTTTGGTGGTCAGCGCTGCCAGTTCAACCTGCCACTCCTCTGCGGCGGCGTGCAATAGCATCTGCCTTGCTGCAGCGCCGATGCGACGATGCTCATCTAAGTGCGCCGGCGTGCTGCGACTGCCACCGGCCGACTGTCGTCCAAACTCAGCACTGAGTGGCGCTTGCAGTACACTCACCTGTGCCCAATCAGCGTCGAGTTCTTCGCAAATGACCATCGGAAGTGAGGTTTTAATCCCTTGGCCGATTTCCGGCGCTACCGACATGATTTCAATCACGCCCGCGGCTGTGATCCGCACATGGGCACTCAGTACGGCCATTGCGGGAGTTGAGGGAGTGTCGGCAGCAACACCGAGCTTAGGCAGATACAAACCGAGAAATAAGCCACCACCAACAGCAGCACTGGCTTTAAGAAAATGACGTCGTTCAAGATTAAGAGAGCTGGTCATCGGTTAGCCCTCCTTCACGGCGTCAGCCGCTTGATGAATCGCCGCACGAATACGGTGATAAGTGGCACAACGGCACAGGTTGCGGCTCATGCCAGAGTCAATCTGCTGATCGGTGGGCTGTGGAAACTGCTTCAGTAACGACACCGCCGCCATGATCTGCCCTGCTTGGCAGTAACCACACTGCGGCACATCGAGAATCTTCCACGCCTGCTGCACTTTTTGACCGACCGCATCGGCGCTGATGCCTTCAATTGTGGTGATCGATTTGTTGCCGATGGCACTAATTGGCGTAACGCAACTACGAATCGGCTTACCATCGAGATGCACGGTGCAGGCACCACACTGCGACATACCACAACCAAATTTGGTGCCCTTGAGATTGAGCGTATCGCGTAACACCCACAGCAGCGGCGTATCGGGGTCGACCTCCGCCTGTAGCTGTTTACCGTTAATGGACAACGCGTATTTCATTACATCCTCCTTAATTGCTGCTCAGACAGCGTTTACTGAGGTTGAATCCTGCCGTTCCCACCCAACGTTAGTGATCCAGATCAGTGTCTAAATTTAAAGCAGTTCTAACAGATATGCCCGCATTACTCAAAATGAAAGGTGTTTCTAAATTAGTCAGCTGGCGACAGTCATGGAGCTTGATGATGAATTGGTCGCACAAGTGTCATACAAATCGGGGTTTGGCTGGTCAAATGCAGCAATAACGCTTAGTATGCTCAAAGCGCAAACAAGGAGTCTCGGGAGTACCTATTCATGGGCATCAGAGCCATTATCGTTGACACAGCAGGCACCACCACAGATCACGCCTTTATTCATGACGTGCTGTTTCCCTATTCTATTCAAGCCATGCCGACGTATCTGGCACAGCACAAAGATGATGTGCTCGTGGATAACTGTATTTGCGACACGCGCGAAATGGCACTTGAAGATGACGCATCGCTGGAGCGTGTTGCCGAGATTTTGCAGCAGTGGGTCAAAGAAGACCGTAAAGCCACGCCGCTGAAAACCTTGCAAGGGCTAATTTGGAAAGAAGGCTACGCCAAAGGCGAGTTTACCGGCCATATCTTCCCTGACTTTATTGATGCAGCTAACCGCTTTAAAGCCCGCGGCATTCGTTTGTATAGCTTCTCGTCTGCTTCGGTGGAAGCGCAAAAGCTGCTGTTTAGCCATAGTGATGGCGGTGATTTAACCGAAGTCTTCAATGGCCATTTTGATACCCGTACCGGTGGCAAATTGGACAAGCAAGCCTACAGCAACATCATTAACACCATCAGCATGGCGCCGAAGCAAGTGCTGTTCATCTCTGACTTTGCTGACGAACTCAAAGCAGCACAAGCTGCAGGCATGCAAACCTGCCAGATGATCCGCGACCCAGCCGAAGCCGCAGGCAGTTTCCGTCATATTCGCAGCTTTAACGATCTGCAACTGAACTAAGCTCAACTGCCGTAAACAGAAGGATGGCCTAGCCATCCTTTTTTGTTACAGATCAAAGGTAAATAATTCCCCGCTTACGCAGTGTTCACCTTGCAACAGCCGAGGTTTTAATTACACTGGGCAACGATATTTTCACTAGACATGCTTTGAGTGCCAATGTTGAGACGACTTATTACAGCCAGCCTCAGTTGCTTCATGCTGCTCACCAGTGCAGTTTATGCAGCGACCCAACCCTCTGAACAAGCGTTAGTGGCCTCGCAGAGTGCCATGCTAGTTGACCTCG
Proteins encoded in this region:
- a CDS encoding (2Fe-2S)-binding protein; the protein is MKYALSINGKQLQAEVDPDTPLLWVLRDTLNLKGTKFGCGMSQCGACTVHLDGKPIRSCVTPISAIGNKSITTIEGISADAVGQKVQQAWKILDVPQCGYCQAGQIMAAVSLLKQFPQPTDQQIDSGMSRNLCRCATYHRIRAAIHQAADAVKEG
- the mtnC gene encoding acireductone synthase, which translates into the protein MGIRAIIVDTAGTTTDHAFIHDVLFPYSIQAMPTYLAQHKDDVLVDNCICDTREMALEDDASLERVAEILQQWVKEDRKATPLKTLQGLIWKEGYAKGEFTGHIFPDFIDAANRFKARGIRLYSFSSASVEAQKLLFSHSDGGDLTEVFNGHFDTRTGGKLDKQAYSNIINTISMAPKQVLFISDFADELKAAQAAGMQTCQMIRDPAEAAGSFRHIRSFNDLQLN